In Edaphobacter aggregans, the sequence CGCCCAACATAATCGTCGAGCCGCTCGCAATGTCGGCAACCGCAGCATCCGCAGAGAGGACAACCTTATCCATACCTCAAGACACCGCGCGGCGGAAACACCCACGCCGCGCGCTCCATCACGCTCTTACTTTGCCTGTGTCGTAAACGTAAACGTCGTCATGCTGTGCCGAGTCTCACCCGGCTTCAGCAGCGTCGTCGGAAACGACGGATGGTTCGGAGAATCAGGGAAGTGCTGCGTCTCGAGGCATAGCCCCGTGTTCTTCGTATACGCCGCACCGCTCTTGCCCTTGAAGCTTCCATCCAGAAAGTTGCCAGAGTAGAACTGCACGCCCGGCTCCGTTGTCGTCACCGTCAGCACACGCCCGCTGCCAGGATCGTACGAGCGCGCCGCCGTCTTCGTCTCGCCGTTGGCTCCGCGAAGCACCCAGTTATGGTCATACCCACCAGCAATCTTCAACTGCTCGTTGTTGTCATTGATCCGCGCGCCAATCACGTAAGCCTTCCGGAAATCAAACGGCGTCCCTTCCACCGGAACGAGCTCGCCTGTCGGAATCAGCCCAGCATCCACAGGCGTGAACTTGTCGGCGGCAATCATCATCTCTTCGCCAAGAATCGTCCCGGATCCTTCGCCCGCCAGGTTGAAGTATGCATGGTTTGTCAGATTCACCACCGTCGCCTTGTCCGTCGACATGCTGTAGTCAATCCGCAGCGCATTGTGATGAACCGTGTACCGCACATGCGCCGTCAGCGTCCCAGGAAAACCCTGATCCCCATCCTTGCTGACCAGCGTCATCTCCACGCCATCGGCAATCGCTCGCCCCTGCCAAACCATCCGGTCAAAGCCCAGCGTTCCCCCATGCAGTGAGTTCCCGTTATTGTTCTTCGGAACCTCGTACGTCTTGCCATCGATCGCGAAGGCTCCCTTGGCAATGCGATTCCCATAGCGCCCCACAATCGCGCCAAAATAC encodes:
- a CDS encoding aldose epimerase family protein, with amino-acid sequence MTTRWLKVMLLSMTTAMAAHGSVTKADFGKMPDGTAVDIYTLKSDAIEARITTYGARVVGIKTADRDGKVGDVVLGYNTLEEYLADNKTYFGAIVGRYGNRIAKGAFAIDGKTYEVPKNNNGNSLHGGTLGFDRMVWQGRAIADGVEMTLVSKDGDQGFPGTLTAHVRYTVHHNALRIDYSMSTDKATVVNLTNHAYFNLAGEGSGTILGEEMMIAADKFTPVDAGLIPTGELVPVEGTPFDFRKAYVIGARINDNNEQLKIAGGYDHNWVLRGANGETKTAARSYDPGSGRVLTVTTTEPGVQFYSGNFLDGSFKGKSGAAYTKNTGLCLETQHFPDSPNHPSFPTTLLKPGETRHSMTTFTFTTQAK